The window GGGGTTAGCAGCAAcgtgtattttagccactttaaAAAGCACCTACCTAAAAAACTCAACTTCAGTCTAAGTGGACGCTATACTGAcaatattttcaccgctttactTTGCTGTCAAATAGCACTTTCCTTCTACATTTTTCCAGCTGTATAACTTCCATATTCTTACGCAAAAGTTCAGCTGTGCCACACACTGTTACACCATAGGTCAGGTAAGACTGGCAGGGGTTTATGGAAGAGACAACAAAtacaaggaaataaaaaaactgagcaattttgacagtgACTTTTGCAGAGTGACACTGAGCAGGccagaaacagagacaggaaaCTTCTGTGGAAACTGGAGACCCAGGATGTGCACATGCTAACTGTGAACTGTAAACACATGCTCACTGTCCCAGAGAGGTACCGCCGACATGGCAGAACTTCAGGACCTTTGTGAATCAGAGGTCGCCAGCGCTTCCCACTTTACTGGTTGTTTGGTAAGTCTAAGGTATTTAGAGTAATTTTATCTGATGGTAGGGTACAGCAGTGCTCTTCAGGAAGTGCCTCTCTTGCTTATTGGACGGTGGTTTTACATAATAGTCTTAAGAGAAATGTTCTCTGCAGTTGGAGTGCTGATGTCTACATTCAGTGTAACTAGCCTGAGCTGTTTTCATGTCTTTGAACAGCCCAGAAAACCATAAGAAGGCACCATCTTTGAGATCTTTAGTAaagtgaagtttttttttccagtgtgatCGCCCAACAACACTCTCTGACCTTTGCCGTAATATATAGTTCACAACACAGTTGCAGAGGAATATGGAAGTTCTATGGCTGAGAAAATGTAGCGCCAAAGGAAAGAGCAGTCTGACTGTAAGGTAAAGTTATGAAAATATTCTCCATATAGTGTTCAcctaaactgatactgatttttgtGGAGGTAGGCCTTTTttaaagtggctaaaatacattttgctgctaacccccatccacagcagtgcattgctgaGCTTCACTGGAAGTATTCccatctgcttctccaaactgggattGTATTGATTGCTTTCTAAGTATAAGTATAGTATAAGAACCTCATGCAGCCCCACTTTAAAACCTTCAAAATTCTGTGTAccggggcatcggtggcttagtggtagagcaggcgccccatgtacaaggctgttgctgcagcggcccaggtttgagtccagcctgtggccctttgctgcatgtctctccctctctctctctccacacttcactgtcctgtcaattaaaggcaaaaaatatctttaaaaattcTGTGTACTAAGTATTTAATTCTAAGACTAAGAAATAGTGAAGTAAGGAAGGGAATAGTATGTTTATGTACTTGCATACTTATTCTGACATATATACATTTCACTCATACAATATTTGGTCTGTAAAAGTTTGTGTGTTCCACCTTCATCTCAAACTGAACAGAAGATGAAAGATATGACTTAACTTAAATGATTATCTTGCACTGAGGCCTGACACTCtgataaaatcttaaaaatacAAGATAACTGTCTTTAAACAGAGCTGTTCTTCACAGTTTCCCCAACAGTGAACATTTTGTACACACATGGCTCTCACTTCACACAGGCAActttttatgtactgtgttaCCACAGTACATAAAAAGTTGTAAAACGAAAAACAGGATCAAAAAAGTTTCCTAATGGCCAATACCATAATTTTGAGGGTGTGGCTGATGGTATTTTGTTCTGTTTAACTGATCTCAATACCTGTGAGTCACAGCGTGGCTTTTCCACCTGCAACGATTACCCGACTGAGACAAAAACTGACATGATGACACATGCCCACGGCTGGAAGTGGGGGTGGGGGTAGTCATCACGTCACAGCTCTGTGTGACAATGTGTGCCTGTCAAGCCCCTCCCAAGTTAAGTGTATAAAAGACCCACTTCAACCTCACTCAAACATTTACTCTTGGGGATCTCTCAAGTAAGACTCCACTGACTTCCAGAGACACACACTTTTGGACTTTTTTGTGCAAGAAGCTTTCTGAGGAAACATGGTGTCAGCCGGCTTTCAGATGTTGGGCACTGCCCTGTGCATTATTGGATGGATTGGGACCATCGTTGTCTGCGCCCTTCCCCAGTGGAAAGTGACAGCCTTCGTCGGACAGAACATTGTCACCGCTCAAACCACCTGGGAGGGCATATGGATGAGCTGTGTGGTCCAGAGCACAGGTCAGATGCAGTGCAAGGTTTATGACTCAATGCTGGCCCTTTCCCGGGACCTCCAGGCTGCACGTGccctcatcatcatctccaTCCTGCTTGGAATCATCGGCATCCTCCTCGCAATTGCAGGAGGCAAATGCACCAACTGCGTGGAAGACGATGCCTCCAAAGCTAAAATCGGCGTGGCATCTGGTGTGATCTTCATCCTTTCTGGTATTTTGTGCCTCATCCCTGTGTGCTGGACCGCAAACACCATCATTAATAACTTCTACAACCCACTGACGGTAGGCTCTCAGAAAAGGGAGATTGGAGCTGCACTCTTCATCGGCTGGGGGGCTGCAGGCCTCCTCATCGTGGGTGGTGCATTCCTCTGTGCCAACTGCCCTCCCAAGGATAACTACTCTGCCAAGTACTCAGCTGCCCGTTCAAATGCACCCAAGGACTATGTCTGAGGAGAGGGAAGCCAAATGACAAGGCCAAGGGACTGAAAAGAGACTTGAGTCAAATGCTTTGTGGTCCATGACACTGATTTGTGTTGACACAATGAGTATGATTTGAATTTCACAATGATTTTATTGTGCTCACACTTTAAGCTGAAAATTTCATGTTGAGTTAAAGCACTTCAAGATTTGTTTCATCTGTGCCAAGATGAGGAGACGTGGGCCACACCCAGACAAGATGGACTGAGTGACACAATGCTTGATGCGagtgaaaaaatatatacatatcgGAGCAACATTTTGAAAGTTAATTTGCTgattcatttttctttgttttcatccATTTGTGCCCTTTTTCatatcatttcatttaaaaatgtgttttatatgtGACTGTctgaaactgtaaataaatattttttatcaacattgaatgatcatgttttgtgtgttttttaatgttttatgatgtTTCATTAGAGCAGCTTCCTCTCAAAATGGAGGCTTCAGAAAGAAGGCATGAACTCTGCTACACACACAACCCGCAGATTTGAGCTGATTGGTAACTAAAACCAAGAATAAAAATTTtgcaaaagtaaaacaaaattcTGTATTATCAAGTatccaaaataaatatttaataggCCTATAGTGTAAAATGATCCTAATTCATACCCTGAAAAATTAAGTTTTATGTTTCTGGAGTGTAAGTTGACAAAAGAAGTATAAAATAAAAGGTGGTCTTAACTGAGACATATGAAAAACGAatttataataaaacaaaataaactctaGATTATACTATTTGACTGATAGATTATACAAgttgtttaaaatgtaaagGCTTTTTGTATTATCCCAATGAAGTATGACTtgtatgttgatttttttttttttttttttttttttttaatacaggaAACATTTCCCCATTGTCTGAGTCATTACCTGTCCAACACTGCCCCTTGCTGTAAACAGCATAACCAGACTTACTGCAGGGCAGGTGCTGATGTGGGAAAAGCGTGGGGAAGCTGGGGCAATGTCTGTCAAGCTTATATATGAGAGGTCTTATTATCTATACTATATGCACCTAACAGCTATCCACCTTTATCATTTATTCTTAACAGGCATCAACAAATTAAACAATGACACATTGTACACTCTAATGGTCTATAAAATAAGTAACCATTTAAAATCAGCGATTCTTTACACAAATTTGAACAGCGCTGTTCAATAAACCAACCGACCTAACCTCCACACAACGGCCTTTATGCTCAGTTGTAACAATCAAGTGCCCTCTACTCTCCTCGCTTTATTCTCCACCCCCTCTCCTATTTTTCTTCTacacctcgttctttttaaaacaGTCCCGCATTAATACTTATAATTATCTTCTAATAAAGCTTCAATTGTCCTTAAAGAATCGCAGAGACAGACGCGTGCAGGGGCTGCGcgctcctcctcttctctgcgCTCTTTGCGCACGGCATGCTGGTGCAGCACCAAACCGCACGTGAGATTTGTTGAAATTAATTATCAGAGTCGTGGTGTGATGGACGTAAGTATTATTTAAAgttgagttttggtttataaGGACGCGTGGAAATGGGACAGCAATTCGGCGTCTGTCTCAGCTCGCATCGGACAGCTGGTGAAGCGGAATCTGGAGCTG is drawn from Epinephelus fuscoguttatus linkage group LG5, E.fuscoguttatus.final_Chr_v1 and contains these coding sequences:
- the LOC125889039 gene encoding uncharacterized protein LOC125889039; amino-acid sequence: MVSAGFQMLGTALCIIGWIGTIVVCALPQWKVTAFVGQNIVTAQTTWEGIWMSCVVQSTGQMQCKVYDSMLALSRDLQAARALIIISILLGIIGILLAIAGGKCTNCVEDDASKAKIGVASGVIFILSGILCLIPVCWTANTIINNFYNPLTVGSQKREIGAALFIGWGAAGLLIVGGAFLCANCPPKDNYSAKYSAARSNAPKDYNRRDRRVQGLRAPPLLCALCARHAGAAPNRTNNAAEMVSQGIQLIGISMALIGWFLVIVVCALPMWKVTAFIGANIITAQTIWQGMWMNCVVQSTGQMQCKVYDSMLALPQDLQAARAMIIISILTGIFGVVLSIAGGKCTNCIEDERSKSKACILAGILFIVSGLLCLIPVSWSANTIITNFYNPLMVAAQRYELGAALYIGWTAAALLLMGGGLLCWNCPPKHEHPHYVPRFTPVKSASTSRQYV